From the Chryseobacterium sp. G0201 genome, the window CAATAAAAATAAATTCCAAAAGGCTTTAGCGGAAACCGATTATTTCTAAACTTTAAGAAAAATTTAATGATATAATTTCCTGTTTGGCGTGATACTTTCTGCTAACTTTGAGTAACATCAAATAATAAAACATGGAAATATCACTTCGTAATCAGGTAGCAGTCGTTACCGGAGCTTCAAGCGGAATAGGAACAGGAGTAGCCAAATCATTGGCATCAGCGGGCGCAACAATTATTGTGAACCATTCTTCGGAAAGATCTACAGACGAAGCCAAAGCTGTTTTAAAAGAAATTACAGATGCAGGCGGAAACGGAATTACCTATCAATGTGATGTTTCCAAAGAAGATCAGGTGGTAAAAATGTTTCAGGATGTAGTTTCACAATTTGGAACGGTTGACATTCTTGTGAATAATGCTGGAGTGCAAAAAGACGCCAAATTCACAGAAATGACGCTTGATCAATGGAATACCGTCATCGGAATCAATCTTACAGGTCAGTTTCTTTGTGCTAGAGAAGCGATCAAAGAATTTCTTCGTCGCGGAATTGATCCTACACGATCTATTGCCTGCGGAAAAATCATTCATATCAGTTCGGTTCACGAGATCATTCCTTGGGCAGGTCACGCGAATTACGCTTCGAGTAAAGGCGCCATCAGAATGTTGATGCAAACGTTGGCCCAGGAATACGGAGCAGATAAAATCCGTGTTAATTCTATTTGTCCTGGAGCCATTCAAACGCCGATCAATAAAGACGCCTGGGGAACTCCAGAAGCATTAAATTCTCTTCTTAATTTAATTCCTTACAACAGAATCGGGCAACCACAGGACATCGGAAATCTGGCAGCATTTATAGCGAGCGATCTCGCAGATTACATCACAGGGACAAGTATTTTTGTAGACGGTGGAATGACAACTTTTGAAAGCTTTTCAACAGGAGGCTAATTATTTTGGCGCACATTTCCGGCTTTCACTACTCGCTTTTTTGTCCCTTGCATTTTCCGAGGCTTACAAAAAGAGCTCAGACAGACCGTTCAATCCGGGGCGCGAGACCGTCAAAGTTGAAACGGAGGTCGTTTGAGTGTCAATTGTGAAAAGTGAATTCACTTCGTTTGTCAATTTTTTTTAATTTGTACATTAAATTCAGAATTCACGCTAAAAATAAATTGACCATTC encodes:
- a CDS encoding glucose 1-dehydrogenase; its protein translation is MEISLRNQVAVVTGASSGIGTGVAKSLASAGATIIVNHSSERSTDEAKAVLKEITDAGGNGITYQCDVSKEDQVVKMFQDVVSQFGTVDILVNNAGVQKDAKFTEMTLDQWNTVIGINLTGQFLCAREAIKEFLRRGIDPTRSIACGKIIHISSVHEIIPWAGHANYASSKGAIRMLMQTLAQEYGADKIRVNSICPGAIQTPINKDAWGTPEALNSLLNLIPYNRIGQPQDIGNLAAFIASDLADYITGTSIFVDGGMTTFESFSTGG